In the Nitrospirota bacterium genome, one interval contains:
- a CDS encoding ABC transporter ATP-binding protein — protein MIDLSKITKSYRMGEMELQVLSGVSLAVQKGELIAIMGPSGSGKSTLMNIIGCLDRPTSGVYRFENREISTMTDDELASVRNSKLGFVFQTFNLLPRFSALKNVEVPLIYSGVPARQRRERALPLLQRVGLGDRMDHKPTELSGGQQQRVAIARALVNNPPLLLADEPTGNLDSRSGEDILKILTGLNDQGVTVIIVTHDQNVAAKCRRIITLKDGQILDDRAQA, from the coding sequence ATGATCGATCTTTCCAAGATAACCAAGTCCTATCGGATGGGCGAGATGGAACTGCAGGTCCTCTCCGGCGTATCCCTCGCGGTCCAAAAGGGCGAACTGATCGCCATCATGGGGCCGTCCGGCTCCGGCAAATCCACGCTCATGAACATCATCGGATGCCTCGACCGGCCGACCAGCGGGGTCTACCGGTTCGAGAACCGGGAGATCAGCACGATGACCGATGATGAGCTTGCATCGGTCAGAAACAGCAAGCTCGGCTTCGTGTTCCAGACCTTCAACCTCCTTCCCCGTTTTTCCGCCCTGAAAAATGTCGAAGTGCCGCTCATCTACAGCGGGGTGCCTGCGCGTCAGCGCAGGGAGCGCGCCCTGCCGCTGCTGCAAAGAGTCGGTCTCGGGGACCGGATGGACCACAAGCCGACCGAGCTTTCCGGCGGACAGCAGCAGCGCGTGGCGATCGCCCGCGCGCTCGTGAACAACCCTCCGCTCCTGCTCGCGGACGAGCCGACCGGCAACCTTGACAGCCGTTCCGGCGAGGATATCCTTAAAATCCTGACCGGCCTCAATGACCAGGGCGTCACCGTCATCATCGTCACCCACGACCAGAACGTCGCGGCGAAGTGCAGGCGGATCATCACGCTGAAGGACGGCCAGATTCTGGACGACAGGGCGCAGGCATGA
- a CDS encoding ABC transporter permease, translated as MNFFETFRVAFEAILSNKVRSGLTMLGVIIGVMAVILLVSIGEGARVYITGELTGLGTNLLIITPGKTSTSGGFHPPSAGTVRKLTYDDSLALRRRAWLLTDAVPIVLGTGKVKYQNRSRDTTIIGTTIEFERVRNLFVDTGSFVALEDVDGKSKVIVLGRKVKDELFGDESPLGKVVMLSDARYRVIGVMRKKGTSLGWDIDDVVFIPVTSGQELFDTDGLFEILASTPRAEDVDRAISQIKDILIRRHAHKEDFTIQTQGAMLSTMNTILGVLTAVLGGIAGISLLVGGIGIMNIMLVSVRERTREIGIRKALGARNRDIMAQFMIEAMTLSGAGGIIGILIGVGLALLIPVFVDVLPTSVSLWSILMAFFFSAAVGVFFGVYPARKAALQDPIQALRYE; from the coding sequence ATGAACTTTTTCGAAACCTTCAGGGTGGCCTTCGAGGCGATATTGTCGAACAAGGTCCGGTCGGGCCTGACCATGCTCGGCGTGATCATCGGCGTCATGGCCGTGATCCTGCTCGTGTCCATCGGCGAGGGCGCGCGCGTCTACATTACCGGGGAGCTTACGGGTCTCGGCACGAACCTCCTGATCATCACGCCCGGGAAGACGAGCACCAGCGGCGGCTTCCACCCGCCCTCGGCGGGCACCGTGCGCAAATTGACCTACGACGATTCCCTGGCGCTCCGGCGGCGGGCGTGGCTCCTGACCGACGCAGTCCCGATCGTGCTCGGCACGGGCAAGGTCAAGTACCAGAACCGCAGCCGCGATACCACCATCATCGGCACCACGATCGAATTCGAACGGGTCCGTAACCTTTTCGTGGATACCGGCTCATTCGTCGCCCTGGAAGACGTGGACGGAAAATCGAAAGTGATCGTTCTCGGCAGAAAGGTGAAGGACGAGCTCTTCGGGGATGAGTCGCCGCTCGGAAAGGTCGTCATGCTGTCGGATGCCCGCTACCGGGTGATCGGCGTCATGCGGAAAAAGGGGACGAGCCTGGGATGGGACATTGACGACGTGGTGTTCATACCGGTGACGAGCGGCCAGGAGCTGTTCGACACGGACGGGCTCTTCGAGATCCTTGCCTCGACGCCGAGGGCCGAGGACGTTGACCGCGCCATCTCGCAGATCAAGGACATCCTGATACGTCGCCACGCGCACAAGGAGGACTTCACGATCCAGACGCAGGGCGCGATGCTCTCGACCATGAATACGATCCTTGGCGTCCTGACGGCCGTGCTCGGCGGCATTGCAGGTATCTCGCTGCTCGTGGGCGGCATCGGGATCATGAACATCATGCTCGTCTCGGTCCGGGAGCGGACGCGGGAGATCGGCATCCGGAAGGCATTGGGCGCGAGGAACCGGGACATCATGGCCCAATTCATGATCGAGGCCATGACGCTCTCCGGCGCCGGCGGGATCATCGGCATCCTGATCGGCGTAGGACTGGCGCTCCTGATCCCCGTGTTCGTGGATGTACTGCCGACCAGCGTTTCGCTCTGGTCGATCCTGATGGCGTTCTTCTTCTCCGCGGCTGTCGGTGTGTTCTTCGGCGTCTACCCGGCCCGCAAGGCCGCGCTCCAGGACCCGATCCAGGCGCTCAGGTACGAGTGA
- a CDS encoding antibiotic biosynthesis monooxygenase, translated as MVTVALYVRLEAKPGKEAEVESFLKSGLPIVEEEPATTAWFGIRLGPSTFGIFDAFPDEKGRQAHLSGRVAAALMAKAPELLAKPPVIEKVDVLAAKLPEAKLAKERKAA; from the coding sequence ATGGTTACCGTAGCATTGTACGTCCGCCTGGAAGCCAAGCCGGGAAAAGAAGCAGAAGTCGAGAGTTTTCTGAAGAGCGGTCTTCCGATCGTCGAGGAGGAGCCGGCTACGACGGCCTGGTTCGGAATCCGTTTGGGCCCGTCAACGTTCGGCATTTTCGATGCCTTCCCTGACGAGAAGGGACGGCAGGCGCATCTCTCGGGAAGGGTGGCAGCCGCCTTGATGGCTAAGGCCCCCGAGCTCCTGGCGAAGCCGCCGGTAATCGAGAAAGTCGACGTTCTCGCGGCAAAGCTTCCCGAAGCGAAACTCGCAAAAGAGAGAAAGGCCGCATGA